One stretch of Nicotiana tabacum cultivar K326 chromosome 18, ASM71507v2, whole genome shotgun sequence DNA includes these proteins:
- the LOC142172607 gene encoding uncharacterized protein LOC142172607, producing MAKNQNIRPTGALPSDIEPNPKAQVNAVTLKNGRELKESPEKKYIARPEEELVPKAVEENKEKNLEIMTRPPPPFPQKLQKQKDNAMYKKFLDILSQVRVNLPLVEILQEVPKYVRSLVMPEGIIEDVLVRVGKLILPTDFIVLDYKADEEVPIILGRPFLATGGALIDVRERKLKMRVGDEEITFNVYKALKLPKHYEDLCMITAVELNGI from the exons ATGGCTAAAAATCAGAATATTAGACCCACTGGAGCTCTCCCGAGTGATATTGAGCCTAATCCTAAGGCTCAAGTCAATGCAGTTACCTTGAAAAATGGAAGAGAATTAAAAGAAAGTCCAGAAAAAAAGTATATAGCTAGACCTGAAGAAGAATTAGTTCCTAAGGCCGTTGAggagaataaggaaaaaaatcTAGAAATTATGACAAGGCCACCACCTCCGTTTCCACAAAAACTGCAAAAGCAAAAAGATAATGCTATGTACAAGAAATTCTTAGATATTTTGAGCCAAGTGCGTGTAAATTTGCCTTTGGTGGAAATTTTGCAGGAAGTGCCTAAGTATGTAAG ATCACTAGTTATGCCAGAAGGAAttattgaggatgtgttagttcgagtgggaaagttAATTCTTCCTACTGATTTTATTGTTCTTGATTACAAGGCAGATGAGGAAGTACCTATTATTCTAGGGCGACCATTCTTAGCTACTGGTGGAGCGCTTATTGATGTTAGGGAAAGGAAGTTGAAGATGAGAGTTGGCGATGAGGAAATCACTTTTAATGTGTACAAGGCACTTAAGCTCCCTAAGCATTATGAGGATTTGTGCATGATTACTGCGGTAGAACTTAACGGGATATAG